A genomic region of Pseudomonas sp. RSB 5.4 contains the following coding sequences:
- a CDS encoding chemotaxis response regulator protein-glutamate methylesterase: protein MKIAIVNDMPLAVEALRRALAFEPAHQVIWVARDGAEAVQLCAENTPDLILMDLIMPVMDGVEATRRIMAETPCAIVIVTVDRQQNVHRVFEAMGHGALDVVDTPALGAGNAQEAAAPLLRKILNIGWLIGEKTPRSRPVPTPHRSSASCKRLVAIGSSAGGPAALEVLLKGLPRNFSAAIVLVQHVDQVFAAGMAEWLASASGLDVRLAREGEPPQAGAVLLAGTNHHIRLLKNGTLAYTAEPVNEIYRPSIDVFFESVASYWNGDAIGVLLTGMGRDGAQGLKLMRQQGYLTIAQDQQSSAVYGMPKAAAAIDAAVEIRPLEKIAPRLLEVFPK, encoded by the coding sequence ATGAAAATCGCAATCGTCAACGACATGCCTCTGGCGGTGGAGGCACTGCGCCGTGCGCTGGCCTTCGAGCCGGCGCATCAGGTGATCTGGGTCGCCAGAGATGGCGCCGAGGCGGTGCAACTGTGCGCCGAAAACACTCCGGATCTGATCCTGATGGACCTGATCATGCCGGTGATGGATGGCGTCGAGGCTACCCGGCGGATCATGGCCGAAACCCCGTGCGCCATCGTCATCGTCACGGTCGACCGCCAGCAGAACGTGCACCGGGTCTTCGAAGCCATGGGCCACGGCGCGCTGGACGTGGTCGATACCCCGGCCCTTGGTGCGGGGAACGCGCAGGAAGCGGCGGCGCCGTTGCTGCGCAAGATCCTCAACATTGGCTGGCTGATCGGCGAGAAAACCCCGCGCTCGCGTCCGGTGCCGACGCCCCACCGCAGTTCGGCGTCGTGCAAGCGGCTGGTGGCGATCGGCTCTTCTGCCGGCGGACCGGCAGCGCTGGAAGTGTTGCTCAAGGGCCTGCCGCGCAATTTCTCGGCGGCCATCGTGCTGGTGCAGCACGTGGATCAGGTGTTTGCTGCCGGCATGGCCGAATGGCTGGCCAGCGCCAGCGGCCTCGATGTACGCCTGGCCCGCGAAGGCGAGCCGCCGCAGGCTGGCGCGGTGCTGCTGGCCGGCACCAACCACCATATTCGCTTATTGAAAAACGGCACGCTGGCCTACACCGCCGAGCCGGTCAATGAGATCTACCGACCTTCGATCGACGTGTTTTTCGAAAGTGTCGCCAGTTATTGGAACGGCGATGCGATCGGGGTTTTATTGACCGGAATGGGACGCGACGGGGCGCAAGGGCTTAAGCTCATGCGCCAGCAGGGTTATCTGACCATCGCGCAGGACCAGCAAAGCAGTGCGGTGTACGGCATGCCCAAGGCCGCAGCGGCCATTGATGCGGCCGTCGAAATCCGTCCACTGGAAAAGATAGCGCCACGGTTGCTGGAGGTTTTCCCCAAATGA
- a CDS encoding PleD family two-component system response regulator: MNDLQIDDIKTDENAAMVLLVDDQAMIGEAVRRGLSNEENIDFHFCSDPHQAIAQAVRIKPTVILQDLVMPGLDGLSLVREYRNHPATKDIPIIVLSTKEDPLIKSAAFSAGANDYLVKLPDTIELVARIRYHSRSYMTLLQRDAAYRALRVSQQQLLDTNLVLQRLMNSDGLTGLSNRRHFDEYLELEWRRSLRDQSQLSLLMIDVDYFKSYNDSFGHVEGDEALRKVATAIRDASARPSDLPARYGGEEFALVLPNTSPGGARLVAEKLRQTVAALKIPHNTPSDGASLTISIGLATMVPQSGSDCRLLISAADRGLYLAKNNGRNQVGIE, translated from the coding sequence ATGAATGATTTACAGATCGACGACATTAAAACCGACGAAAACGCCGCCATGGTGTTGTTGGTGGACGATCAGGCGATGATCGGCGAAGCCGTGCGCCGTGGGCTGTCGAATGAAGAGAACATCGACTTCCACTTCTGCTCCGACCCGCACCAGGCCATCGCCCAGGCGGTACGGATCAAACCGACGGTAATCCTCCAGGATCTGGTGATGCCCGGCCTCGACGGCCTGAGCCTGGTGCGCGAGTACCGCAATCACCCGGCGACCAAGGACATTCCGATCATCGTCCTGTCGACCAAGGAAGACCCGCTGATCAAGAGTGCGGCGTTTTCCGCCGGGGCCAACGATTATCTGGTGAAGCTGCCGGACACCATCGAACTGGTGGCGCGCATCCGTTACCACTCGCGCTCCTACATGACCCTGCTGCAGCGGGATGCGGCGTATCGTGCGTTGCGCGTCAGCCAGCAGCAGTTGCTCGACACCAACCTGGTGCTGCAACGGCTGATGAACTCCGACGGCCTGACCGGGCTGTCCAACCGCCGGCACTTCGACGAGTACCTGGAGCTGGAATGGCGCCGTTCGCTGCGCGACCAGAGCCAGTTGTCGTTGCTGATGATCGACGTCGATTACTTCAAGTCCTACAACGACAGCTTTGGCCACGTCGAAGGCGACGAGGCGCTGCGCAAGGTCGCCACGGCGATCCGCGACGCCAGCGCCCGACCGTCGGACCTGCCGGCGCGCTACGGCGGTGAGGAGTTCGCCCTGGTGCTGCCGAACACCTCGCCGGGCGGCGCACGCCTGGTGGCGGAGAAACTGCGCCAGACCGTGGCGGCGCTGAAGATTCCGCACAATACCCCGAGCGACGGGGCGAGCCTGACCATCAGCATCGGCCTGGCGACCATGGTGCCGCAGTCGGGCAGCGATTGCCGGCTGCTGATTTCGGCGGCGGATCGCGGGTTGTACCTGGCGAAGAACAACGGGCGTAATCAGGTGGGTATCGAATAG
- the prfB gene encoding peptide chain release factor 2 (programmed frameshift), which produces MEINPILNTIKDLSERSETIRGYLDYDQKHERLTEVNRELEDPSVWNKPEYAQELGRERSALAQIVDTLDELNGGLADCRDLLDMAVEENDEGAVGDVVAELARLEENLAKLEFRRMFSHEMDPNNAYLDIQAGSGGTEAQDWANILLRMYLRWADKRGFDATIMELSAGEVAGIKGATVHIKGEYAFGWLRTEIGVHRLVRKSPFDSGNRRHTSFSAVFVSPEIDDKVEIEINPADLRIDTYRSSGAGGQHVNTTDSAVRITHVPTNTVVSCQNERSQHANKDTAMKMLRAKLYEQEMQKRNAASQALEDTKSDIGWGHQIRSYVLDASRIKDLRTNIERSDCDKVLDGDIDEYLEASLKSGL; this is translated from the exons ATGGAAATCAACCCGATCCTGAACACCATCAAGGACCTGTCCGAGCGCTCCGAAACTATTCGGGGGTATCTT GACTACGATCAAAAGCATGAGCGTCTGACCGAGGTCAATCGCGAGCTTGAAGATCCGAGTGTCTGGAACAAACCTGAATACGCCCAGGAGCTGGGCCGCGAGCGCTCGGCGCTGGCGCAGATCGTCGATACCCTCGACGAACTGAACGGCGGTCTGGCCGATTGCCGCGACCTGCTGGACATGGCCGTCGAAGAAAACGACGAAGGTGCAGTGGGCGATGTCGTCGCCGAACTGGCCCGTCTCGAGGAAAACCTCGCCAAGCTTGAATTCCGTCGCATGTTCAGCCACGAGATGGATCCGAACAACGCCTACCTGGACATCCAGGCCGGCTCCGGCGGCACCGAGGCCCAGGACTGGGCCAACATCCTGCTGCGCATGTACCTGCGCTGGGCGGACAAACGCGGTTTCGATGCGACCATCATGGAACTGTCGGCTGGTGAAGTCGCCGGTATCAAAGGTGCGACCGTGCACATCAAGGGCGAATACGCCTTTGGCTGGCTGCGCACCGAGATCGGCGTGCACCGTCTGGTGCGCAAGAGCCCGTTCGACTCCGGCAACCGTCGCCACACCTCGTTCTCTGCCGTTTTCGTCTCGCCAGAGATCGACGACAAGGTCGAAATCGAAATCAACCCGGCAGACCTGCGGATCGACACCTATCGTTCCTCCGGTGCCGGTGGTCAGCACGTAAACACCACCGACTCGGCCGTACGGATCACCCACGTACCGACCAACACCGTGGTCAGCTGCCAGAACGAACGTTCCCAGCACGCCAACAAGGACACCGCCATGAAAATGCTGCGTGCCAAGTTGTACGAGCAGGAAATGCAGAAGCGCAACGCCGCTTCCCAGGCGCTGGAAGACACCAAGTCGGACATCGGCTGGGGTCACCAGATCCGTTCGTACGTGCTCGACGCGTCGCGGATCAAGGATCTGCGCACCAACATCGAACGCAGCGACTGCGACAAGGTGCTCGACGGCGACATCGACGAATACCTGGAAGCCAGCCTGAAGTCGGGGCTGTAA
- the lysS gene encoding lysine--tRNA ligase, translating into MSDQQLDPQALQQEENSLIALRKEKLAAERAKGNAFPNDFRRENYCEDLQKKYADKTKEELAEAAIPVKVAGRIMLNRGSFMVIQDMTGRIQVYVNRKTLSEDTLAAVKTWDMGDIIAAEGTLARSGKGDLYVEMTNVRLLTKSLRPLPDKHHGLTDTEQRYRQRYVDLIVNEDVRQTFRVRSQVIAHIRSFLMKRDFLEVETPMLQTIPGGAAAKPFETHHNALDMEMFLRIAPELYLKRLVVGGFEKVFEINRNFRNEGVSTRHNPEFTMLEFYQAYADYEDNMDLTEELFRELAQLVLGSTDVPYGDKVFHFGEPFARLSVFDSILKYNPELTADDLNDIDKARAIAKKAGAKVLGFEGLGKLQVMIFEELVEHKLEQPHFITQYPFEVSPLARRNDENPNVTDRFELFIGGREIANAYSELNDAEDQAERFMAQVADKDAGDDEAMHYDADFVRALEYGMPPTAGEGIGIDRLVMLLTNSPSIRDVILFPHMRPQA; encoded by the coding sequence ATGAGCGACCAACAACTCGACCCGCAAGCCCTGCAACAGGAAGAAAACTCGCTGATCGCCCTGCGCAAGGAAAAGCTGGCTGCCGAGCGCGCCAAGGGCAACGCCTTCCCGAACGACTTCCGCCGCGAAAACTACTGCGAAGATCTGCAGAAGAAGTACGCGGACAAGACCAAGGAAGAGCTGGCCGAGGCTGCTATCCCGGTCAAGGTTGCCGGTCGCATCATGCTCAACCGTGGCTCGTTCATGGTGATCCAGGACATGACCGGTCGCATCCAGGTCTACGTCAACCGTAAAACCCTGTCCGAAGACACTCTGGCCGCGGTCAAGACCTGGGACATGGGCGACATCATTGCCGCCGAAGGCACCCTGGCGCGTTCCGGCAAGGGCGACCTGTACGTCGAAATGACCAATGTGCGCCTGCTGACCAAGTCGCTGCGCCCGCTGCCGGACAAGCACCACGGCCTGACCGACACCGAACAACGCTACCGTCAGCGTTACGTTGACCTGATCGTCAACGAAGACGTGCGCCAGACCTTCCGCGTACGCTCGCAAGTGATCGCGCACATCCGCAGCTTCCTGATGAAGCGCGACTTCCTCGAAGTCGAAACGCCGATGCTGCAGACCATTCCTGGCGGCGCCGCAGCCAAGCCGTTCGAAACCCACCACAACGCGCTGGACATGGAAATGTTCCTGCGTATCGCGCCTGAGCTGTACCTCAAGCGTCTGGTGGTTGGCGGTTTCGAGAAAGTGTTCGAGATCAACCGCAACTTCCGTAACGAAGGCGTTTCGACGCGTCACAACCCTGAATTCACCATGCTGGAGTTCTACCAGGCTTACGCCGACTACGAAGACAACATGGACCTGACCGAAGAACTGTTCCGTGAACTGGCACAGCTGGTGCTGGGCAGCACCGACGTGCCGTACGGCGACAAGGTGTTCCACTTCGGCGAGCCGTTTGCCCGTCTGTCGGTGTTCGACTCGATCCTCAAGTACAACCCTGAGCTGACCGCCGATGACCTGAACGACATCGACAAGGCCCGCGCCATCGCCAAGAAGGCCGGCGCCAAGGTGCTGGGCTTCGAAGGTCTGGGCAAGCTGCAGGTGATGATTTTCGAAGAGCTGGTCGAGCACAAGCTGGAGCAGCCGCACTTCATCACCCAGTACCCGTTCGAAGTGTCGCCGCTGGCCCGTCGTAACGACGAGAACCCGAACGTCACCGACCGTTTCGAGCTGTTCATCGGCGGCCGTGAAATCGCCAACGCCTACTCCGAGTTGAACGACGCGGAAGACCAGGCCGAGCGCTTCATGGCGCAGGTGGCCGACAAGGACGCCGGCGACGACGAAGCCATGCACTACGACGCCGACTTCGTGCGTGCGCTGGAGTACGGCATGCCGCCAACGGCCGGTGAAGGTATCGGCATCGACCGTCTGGTGATGTTGCTGACCAACTCGCCGTCGATCCGCGATGTGATCCTGTTCCCGCACATGCGACCGCAAGCGTAA